A segment of the Candidatus Binataceae bacterium genome:
GCGGATGTTTTGATTAAATCGCAAAACCCAAGGGTTTAGCCGCCGGTGAGCGTCTTCGCCCGAGCAGCTACGAAATTTTGGGTTCTTCGAGTTAACCAATAAGGCTACTAAAGTGCCATTAGGACAGTAGATGGCCGAGCTGCCGCAGACGGACGCTCGCAGCTTCGGGCGATACGTTGAACAACTCGCTCGTGCGCTGAATCAGTACCTGCCCTTCAATCGAGTTGACCGCAAGCTGACCGTCAATGCCGCGCTCGGAATGAAACGCGGCGACATGCAGTTGCATCCGACTTCTCGGCATCAGCATCGCGCCCGAGATGTAGCCGGCCTGCCACTCCATCCAATAGATCCCATCGGTCGGTACGATCTGGCCTCGCAAACACTTGTGGCGCTCCTGCCGGCTGCAGTAGCGGTCGAACAACCACGCATGCCAGTGTACGTGGCCGTACTCGTGCGGCAGCGTGCTCCGCTTGCGATGCTCCCGCCAGTGCTGGAACAACAGCTCTCGCGCGATGCTCACGTGAGGCTTCTGGCCGGGGAAGAATTCAGTTACGCCATGCACTTCCTCCCCTTCCGCGCTCAAATCGCAGTACAGGTCGATCTTGGCCGTTTCGCGCTCTACCAGCTCAACAAACGCGTCGGTCGGGATCGGAATCGCGTACTGCCCGTACCGGCTTAGCAGGAGCGACTCGATGATACTCTCGCACTCCTCCTCAAGCTCCTCGGTTTCATAAAACGGACGCTGGGGAAAACGGCCGCTCCGGTCCGGAATCATTTTCATGATCGTTTCCCACCTTTCCCCCCTCCTTTACTTTTGAGCTCGCGCCGGAAAGCACGGTACGCGGCGGTAACCTGCTCCTCATTCGCCTCGTCCGGCCAAACGTCGGGCGGCATTCGCTGCGCCCAGAAATACAGCATGTCGCGCTCCACCTTCAGGACATCGGCGAACTGGTCGAGCAGGTAGTCGGGCGGCTTGCCGCGGTCGTGTTCGAGGTAATTCAGGTAGGTCGCTGAAATCGGCTTGCCGTCACGGTTCTTGATCAGCGCCGCAAACTCCTTCTGGCTGAGCCCCTGCGCCTTGCGTCTCTCTATCAGGAATTGTCCCAGCGTCTTCATCGCGGCGCCAGTCTTCCTCGAATGGTTGCGCTCTCTTGGCCGGCGGTCGCCGACGTAGTGCGACGC
Coding sequences within it:
- a CDS encoding helix-turn-helix transcriptional regulator: PHFGDRGQATLRRNKGVGAWLDQEPRGTGDVGLEDDEDISGNHPTDASHYVGDRRPRERNHSRKTGAAMKTLGQFLIERRKAQGLSQKEFAALIKNRDGKPISATYLNYLEHDRGKPPDYLLDQFADVLKVERDMLYFWAQRMPPDVWPDEANEEQVTAAYRAFRRELKSKGGGKGGKRS